CGGCATCCTCGCCGTCCGAGCGCTCCCGGACGCCCCGGACCGCGAACCGCGTGCCCTCACCCGCGAGCAGCTCGACACGTTGCGCGCCGTGGCCCGCGTCGTCGTCCCGCAGCCGGGCGACCGCCACCTCGACCTCGCGCTCCGCGTCGACGACCAGCTCGCCGACGAACTCGGCGACGGCTGGCGACCGGACGGTCTCCCCGCCGACGTCGAGGCCTACCGTGCCGGACTCGACGCACTCCGCAGCGAGGCCGCGCAGGGCGACGAGCACCTCGCCGGGGTGCTCGACGCGGTCACCGCGGGCGAGTACACGCCGACGACGGGCCCGCTCGACGGTTCGCAGCTGCGAGCCTGGCTCGAGGACGCCAGCGTCGACCTCGCCAAGCAGTGGATGGCACACCCCGCGACGATGGCCGCGGTGGACTACGACGGCTTCGCCAACGGCGGCGACGGGCTGCGCAAACAGGGCTTCCTGCTCCTCGGAGCCGGCGAGCGCGAAGCATGGGAACCGACGGGAGCCGGACGATGAGACTCGACCACCAGCGCCACCACAGCGAGGACGAGGTCGTCGACGTCGTCGTCGTCGGGACCGGCGCGGGCGGCGCACCGCTGCTCGCGACCCTCGCCCGCCGAGGCCTCAGCGTCGTCGCGCTCGAGGCCGGCCCGAACACCGACCCGGAGCAGTACACCCCCGACGAGGTCGAGGCGCCCGGGGACATCAACTGGATGGACGAGCGGATCAGCGGCGGCAGCGCCCCGACCGCCTTCGGCCCGAACAACAGCGGCACCGGCGTCGGCGGCTCGACCCTGCACTGGGGCGCGTTCACACCGCGGCCGAACCAGCACGACATCCGGCTCCGCACCGACTCCGGGCAGGGCGAGGACTGGCCGATCGACCACGCCGAGCTCACCCGCTGGATCGAGCAGGCCGAGCACGACGTCGGCGTCGCCGGACCCGCGCACTACCCGTGGGACCCGGAGCGCCGCTACCGCATGGGCCCGCCGCCGCGGAACGCCTCGTCGGACATGATGATCCGGGGTGCCGCCGCCGTGGGCGTCACCGCCACGGACGCCCCCGTCGGCCTCACCACCGAGGACCGGCACCAGGAGCACCACGGGCTCCGCCAGGCCTGCGTGTCCTGCGGTTCCTGCCACCAGGGCTGTCGGAACGGCGCGAAGGTGTCGATGGACACCACCTACCTGCCCGCCGCCGTCGCGTTCGGTGCGGAGATCCGCGCCGAGGCGTTCGTGCACGGCATCGAGCTCGACGCCAGGGGCCGGGTCGAGGCCGTCGTCTACCGCCAGGACGGCCGCGACCACCGGCAGCGCTGCCGCACGCTCGTCCTCGCCGCGGGTGGCATCGAGACCCCGCGCCTGCTGCTGCACACCGGGATCGCGAACAGCAGCGGCCAGGTCGGCCGGAACTTCACCGCGCACGGGGCCACCCAGGTCTGGGCGACCTTCGACGAGTCGATGCGGTCCTACCGCGGGTACCCGTCGTCGATCATCACCGAGGACTTCGTCCGCCCCACCGATGCCGACTTCGCGGGCGGTTACCTGATCCAGAGCCTCGGCGTGCAGCCGCTGACGCTCGCCACCTCGCTCGTGCGGGGCGGTGGGCTCCGCGGTGCCGCGCTCGTCCGGGCGCTGCAGGACTACCCGCGGATGGCCGGCGTCGGCATCAACGCCGAGTGCCTGCCGTACGACGACAACCGGCTCGTCCTCGCCGACGAGGTCGACGCGAACGGGGTGCCGAAGGCCCGCGTCACGTTCTCGCCCGGGTCGAACGAGGAAGCGATCACCCGCCACGCGGTCCGCACGATGACCGCGATCGTCGAGGCAGCGGGCGGCACGGACGTCCGGGTCCTCGACCGCACGGCGCACACCGTCGGCACGGCGCGGATGGGCACCGACGCGGGGAACTCGGTCGTGGACGCCGCTGGCCGGTCGTGGGACGTGCCGAACCTGTGGGTCGTGGACAACTCGGTGTTCCCGAGCTCCCTCATCGCGAACCCGGCGCTGACCATCATGGCGCTGTCGCTGCGCACCGCCGACCGGCTGCTCCGCGACGACGCCTCCGCCGACCGCGAGCAGGCCGCGACCGCCGTCGCCTGACGCGCGAGCCGAGGGACGGGAGGCGCGGTGCGGGCTCGCACCGCGCCTCCCGTCCGTCATCGGTGGCGGTCAGGAGTCGGCGGGTGCCCGGTCCTCGATCGGCACCACGACCGGATCCGCCCGGCGCGCACGCATGCGCGCACGGCGGTCGACGTCGAGGTCGTCCTCCGGAGGGTCGTTCGCGTCCGAACCCACGAGCCAGGTGAGCCCGCGCAACCCGCGCCGGTCGTCGGAGACGAGTGCGAGCGACCAGAGCGCGCCCTCGTGCTCGGCGGCACGGCGCTGGGCCCAGTCGACGGCCTGCAGGACGTCGGCCTCGAGCAGGTCGGTCGTCTCCGTCGCGAACACGTCGCCGTCGGGGCGCTGGACGTACACGCGGAAGCGCGGGCGCGGGTCCTCCCACGTGCTGTCGCGCTCGTCGACCTCGATGACGTCCATCCCCCGAGCCTACGAGTCCGGGTCAACCGCGGGTGCGCGCCAACCGCCGGTTCAGCGCCCCGTTCAGCAGCGCCACGAGCAGCCCCACCGCGAACACGAGCGTGCCGAAGCACAGCACCTGCGGCGGCATCCCGGCCTTGGCGGCGCCGTACACGAACAGCGGGAACGTGACCGAGGGCCCGGCGACGAACGAGGTGATCACGTAGTCGTCGATCGACATCGCCAGCGCGAGCAACCCCGCGGCCAGCATGCCCGGCGCGAGCAACGGCAGGGTCACGAGCCGGAACGCCTGCAACGGCGTCGCCCCGAGGTCCCCCGCGGCCTCCTCGAGCGCCCGTGACGTCCCCGCGATCCGCGCCCGGAGGACCACGACGACGTAGGCGACGTCGAACGCCACGTGCGTGAGCAGGATCGTCAGGAACCCGGTGCCGAGCCCGACCGACAGGAAGAACGACAGCGACGCGGACCCGACGACGATCGACGGCGCCGCGATGTCCGCGAACACGACGGCGTTCACGGCACCGCGCCCGGGGAACCGGTAGCGCTCGAGCGCCAGGGCCAGCGGGAGGCCGATCGCGACCGAGATGATCGCGGCGAGGAACGCGATGACGACCGAGGTGACGAACGCCTGTCCGAGGCCGGAGACGTTCACGAGGTTCGCGTACCAGTAGGTCGTGAACCCGTTCCACGCGAACGACAGCCGGTTCGTCGGGGCGTCGTTGAACGAGTACACGATCATGTAGACGATCGGCACGAGGGTGATCGCGATGGTGACCCAGTACACGATCGCGAGCCACGGCCCGCGGCGGTTCACCCCGTGCCGGCCGGGTCGGCGCGCGGCCGTCCCGGTGGCGGGGGCGGCGGGAGCGGTGGCGCGGGGCGGTGCGACGGCGGTCATACGAGGTCCTCGAGGTCGTCGGTGCCGGAGACGCGGGCGTAGATGAACAGGATGATGCCGAGCACGACCATGAGCACGGTCGAGAGCGCCGCGGCGACGTTGTACTGCTGGTTGCCGGAGTAGGCGTCCTGGATCGCCTGCCCGATCGTGTACGTGTTCGTGCCGCCCAGGAGCGCCGAGTTCACCGGGTCGCCCACGCTGTCGATGAAGACGAGCAGGACACCGGCGAAGATGCCCGAGCGGGACAGCGGCAGCGTGGTGTGCCAGAACGCCCGGACCTTGCCGGCGTAGAGGTCGTTCGCCGCCTCGCCGAGTCGGGGGTCGATGCGTTCGAGCGCGGCGTAGATCGGCAGCACCATGAACGCCAGGTCGTTGTAGGCGTCACCGAAGATCACCGCGCCACCGGTCCCGAGGATGTGGAAGTCCTTGCTGGCCAGGCCGATCGCCTGCAGCGCCGTGACGACCGGCCCCTGCGAGGCGAGCACGAACGCCCACATGTCGGTGCGGATGACGAACGACACGAGGAAGCTCACGAACACGAGCATGAGGAGCGGGTTCTTCCACCGTGGCGACACCCGGAACGCGATGAAGTACGCCACCGGGTACCCGACGATGATCGTCACGACGGTCGCGGCCGCGCCGTACCAGAGCGACCGACCGAGGAACGTCAGGTACGGCACCTGCGGGTCGATGAACAGCGAGCCGTAGATCCCCCAGTTCCACGTGAACGTGTAGCCGTCGTCCGGGTTGCCCGACATGAGCGAGACGATGAGTCCCGACACGAGCGGGATGACGAAGAACACGGCCAGGTACGCGGTGCCGACGACGGCGAGCAGGAACGGCACCCGCAGGCGGCGACCGTGCCGCACGGGCGCGGGTCCCGGTCCGGCCCCGAGACCGGCGGTCCCGGCCGTCCCGACGGCGCTCACGACTGCACCACCGCGTTGAAGATGCCGTTCCACTCGGAGTACTCGTCGTAGTTCTCGAACACCCGGAACTCGTGCGACTTGTCGAGCACCTCGGACGACGGGAACACGAGCGGGCTGTCCGCCACGGTGGGGTCGTCCAGCTCGTCCCGGACGTAGTCCTCCGCGGCGGGCACCGGGCAGACGTAGTTGACGTAGTCCTCGACGATGCCGGCGATCTTCGGCGTGTAGTAGAAGTCCATCCACTCCAGGGCCGACACCGGGTTCGCCGCCTGCCGGGGGATCATGAGGTTGTCGTGCCACATCATCTGGCCTTCCTCCGGCGTGACGAACTTCAAGTGCTCGAACCCGGACTGCTGCGCCTGGAACACGTCGCCGGACCACGCCTGGGTGATCCAGGTGTCACCGTTCTCGAGCTTGTTGATGTAGCTCTGGTCGTAGAACCCGGTGACGCTCGGGCGGAGCTTCCGCAGCCAGTCCTGGGCCGTCCGCCAGTCCGCGGGGGTCGAGGTCTCCGGGGCGATGCCGTTCGCGAGCAGCCCGAGGGACCCGAGCTCGGTGTTGTCGCTCATCAGCCCGACGCGGCCCCGGAACGCCGGGTCGAGCAGGTCCTGGAACGACGTGATCTCGCGGTCGATGTACTTCGGGTTGTAGGCGATCCCGGTGAACCCGGTCTGCCACACGACCGAGTGCTTGTTCCCGGGGTCGTAGGTCGGGTCCTTCACGGAGTCACCCGCGTTCGCCGCGAAGTTCGGCAGCCGCGAGTGGTCGAGCTCGCACACGAACCCGTTCTTGATCATCTGCGTCAGCTCGAAGCCGTTCGTCATCACGACGAGGTCGTAGCCGGTGGCCCCCTGCGCGCGGAGGATCGGTGACACCGTCGCGTAGAACGTGGCGTTGTCCTGGATCACGGCCTGGTAGTCGACCGAGATCCCGGTGGCCCGCTCGAACAGCTGGATGGATTCGGACTTGCCGTGGTCGGAGTCGATGTAGAGCGGCCAGTTCGCGAAGTTGAGCTGCTTCGTCGCCTTCTGGTCCTTCCAGAACCGCTCCCAGTCCACCGGGTGTTCGGCGAGCGACGCCGCCGACCCCTTGATGCTGCAGCCGGCGAGCAGGGCGGCGACCGCGGCGGCCCCGCCGCCCGCGAGGAATCCGCGACGGCTGACGCGTGCGGACGTCAGTCCGCGCACCAGGTCCGGCCGCGGACTCACGCGACGACCCCCGCGGTGGCGGGTGCGGACTGGAGGCGCGGGTCGGCTCCGGCGGTGACGGTCGCGTCGGACGTGGGGTGCGCCTCCAGGCCGAAACCGTGGTCGACGCCCCACGTGAGCCAGACCTCGGTACCGGTGGCGATGCGCGGTCCGCCCTTGGAGTTCTGCGCGAAGACGGAGACGCGGCCCGCGCCCGGCACGTCCACGAGGTACTGGGTGCTGACGCCGGAGAACGACACGTCGACCACACGGCCGGGGCCGAGGATGTTGCGACCGGACTCTGGTGCCGGCTCGGCGGTGCGGATCTTGAGCTTCTCGGGACGGACGCCGACCACCACGTGTCCGGTCGTCGCAACGGCCCGGTCGGTCGGGACGGCGATCGTGCCGGCCGCGGTCGCGACGACGAGGAGTCCGCCGTCGGTGCCGCGGACCTCGCCTTCGAGCAGGTTCGACTGCCCGAGGAAGTTCGCGACGAACGCCGTGCGGGGCAGCTCGTACAGGTCCTGCGGGCTGCCCATCTGCTCGATGCGGCCGCCGTTCATGACGGCGACCGTGTCGGCCATCGTCATCGCCTCCTCCTGGTCGTGCGTGACGTGCAGGAAGGTGAGACCGACCTCGGCCTGGATCGTCTTCAGCTCGAGCTGCATCTGGTGCCGCAGCTTGAGGTCGAGGGCGCCGAGGGGTTCGTCGAGCAGGAGCAGGGCCGGGCGGTTCACGATCGCGCGGGCGAGGGCGACGCGCTGCTGCATGCCGCCGGACAGCTGCGCCGGACGCTTCGACGCCGAACCCTCGAGCTCGACGAGCCGCAACGCCTCGGTCGCCTTCGTCATCGGGTCCGGGATGCGCCGGCGCTTCAACCCGAACGCCACGTTCTCGCGCACGCTCATGTGCGGGAACAGCGCGTAGTTCTGGAACACCGTGTTGACCGGCCGCTGGTACGGCTTCGTGTCGGTGACGTCCCGTCCGCCGATCGTGATCGTGCCGCTCGTGGGCTCCTCGAGGCCGGCGACGAGCCGGAGCGTCGTCGTCTTGCCGCAGCCGGACGGCCCGAGCAGCGCGAAGAACGAGCCAGCCGGGACGGTGAGGTCGAGGGCGTCGACCGCGGTGTGGCCGGGGAAGGACTTGGTGATCCGGTCGAGCCGGAGATCGGCTCCCGATTCGGCGAAGGTGCCGGTCATTGCCATGGTGCCTCCTGCTGCTCGTGCTGCTCGGGGTCGGGTTCGGGCTCAGCCGATGTAGGACATGACGTGCTTGATGCGGGTGTAGTCGTCGAACCCGTACTGGGACAGGTCCTTGCCGTAGCCGGAGTGCTTGAAGCCGCCGTGCGGCATCTCGGCGACGATCGGGATGTGGGTGTTGATCCACACGCACCCGAAGTCGAGGTCGCGGGCGAAGCGCATCGCCCGCGCGTGGTCCGTCGTCCACACCGAGCTCGCCAGGCCGTACTCGACGCCGTTCGCCCACCCGAGGGCCTGCTGCTCGGTTAAGAAGCGCTGGACGGTCTGCACCGGGCCGAAGATCTCCTGCTGCACCGCGCGGTCGTCCTGCCGGAGCCCGGAGACGATCGTCGCCTCGTGGTGGAAGCCGCGGTCGCCCAGGCGGTGGCCGCCGAGCTCGATCGACGCGTGGTCGGGGAGGGTGTCGATGAACGACCGGACCTGGGCGAGCTGGGCCGCGTTGTTCACCGGGCCGAAGTACGGGGTCGGCGCGTCCGGGCCGGTCTGCGCGTCGGTCCGTGCCGCCTCGGCGAGCGCCGCCACGAACTCGTCGTGGATGCCGTCCTGCACGAGCAGGCGGGTGGCGGCGGTGCAGTCCTGCCCGGCGTTGAAGAAGCCGGCGGCGACGATGCCGGCCACGGCGGTGGGGACGTCGGCGTCGTCGAACACGATCACCGGGGCCTTGCCGCCGAGTTCGAGGTGCGTGCGCTTGAGGTCCCCGGCGGCGGCGCGGGCGACCTCGATGCCCGCGCGGACGGAACCGGTGATCGACACGAGCTGCGGCGTGGGGTGGTCGATCATCGCGGCACCGGTCGTCCGGTCCCCCACGACGACGTTGAGGACGCCGGGCGGCAGGAACTCGGCGGCGACCTCGGCCAGCAGCAGGGTCGACAGCGGGGTGGTGTCGCTCGGCTTGAGCACGGTCGTGTTCCCCGCGGCGAGCGCCGGCGCGAACTTCCACACCGCCATGTTGAGCGGG
The sequence above is a segment of the Curtobacterium sp. BH-2-1-1 genome. Coding sequences within it:
- a CDS encoding ABC transporter ATP-binding protein, translating into MAMTGTFAESGADLRLDRITKSFPGHTAVDALDLTVPAGSFFALLGPSGCGKTTTLRLVAGLEEPTSGTITIGGRDVTDTKPYQRPVNTVFQNYALFPHMSVRENVAFGLKRRRIPDPMTKATEALRLVELEGSASKRPAQLSGGMQQRVALARAIVNRPALLLLDEPLGALDLKLRHQMQLELKTIQAEVGLTFLHVTHDQEEAMTMADTVAVMNGGRIEQMGSPQDLYELPRTAFVANFLGQSNLLEGEVRGTDGGLLVVATAAGTIAVPTDRAVATTGHVVVGVRPEKLKIRTAEPAPESGRNILGPGRVVDVSFSGVSTQYLVDVPGAGRVSVFAQNSKGGPRIATGTEVWLTWGVDHGFGLEAHPTSDATVTAGADPRLQSAPATAGVVA
- a CDS encoding ABC transporter permease, whose protein sequence is MSAVGTAGTAGLGAGPGPAPVRHGRRLRVPFLLAVVGTAYLAVFFVIPLVSGLIVSLMSGNPDDGYTFTWNWGIYGSLFIDPQVPYLTFLGRSLWYGAAATVVTIIVGYPVAYFIAFRVSPRWKNPLLMLVFVSFLVSFVIRTDMWAFVLASQGPVVTALQAIGLASKDFHILGTGGAVIFGDAYNDLAFMVLPIYAALERIDPRLGEAANDLYAGKVRAFWHTTLPLSRSGIFAGVLLVFIDSVGDPVNSALLGGTNTYTIGQAIQDAYSGNQQYNVAAALSTVLMVVLGIILFIYARVSGTDDLEDLV
- a CDS encoding GMC family oxidoreductase, giving the protein MRLDHQRHHSEDEVVDVVVVGTGAGGAPLLATLARRGLSVVALEAGPNTDPEQYTPDEVEAPGDINWMDERISGGSAPTAFGPNNSGTGVGGSTLHWGAFTPRPNQHDIRLRTDSGQGEDWPIDHAELTRWIEQAEHDVGVAGPAHYPWDPERRYRMGPPPRNASSDMMIRGAAAVGVTATDAPVGLTTEDRHQEHHGLRQACVSCGSCHQGCRNGAKVSMDTTYLPAAVAFGAEIRAEAFVHGIELDARGRVEAVVYRQDGRDHRQRCRTLVLAAGGIETPRLLLHTGIANSSGQVGRNFTAHGATQVWATFDESMRSYRGYPSSIITEDFVRPTDADFAGGYLIQSLGVQPLTLATSLVRGGGLRGAALVRALQDYPRMAGVGINAECLPYDDNRLVLADEVDANGVPKARVTFSPGSNEEAITRHAVRTMTAIVEAAGGTDVRVLDRTAHTVGTARMGTDAGNSVVDAAGRSWDVPNLWVVDNSVFPSSLIANPALTIMALSLRTADRLLRDDASADREQAATAVA
- a CDS encoding PotD/PotF family extracellular solute-binding protein; the encoded protein is MSPRPDLVRGLTSARVSRRGFLAGGGAAAVAALLAGCSIKGSAASLAEHPVDWERFWKDQKATKQLNFANWPLYIDSDHGKSESIQLFERATGISVDYQAVIQDNATFYATVSPILRAQGATGYDLVVMTNGFELTQMIKNGFVCELDHSRLPNFAANAGDSVKDPTYDPGNKHSVVWQTGFTGIAYNPKYIDREITSFQDLLDPAFRGRVGLMSDNTELGSLGLLANGIAPETSTPADWRTAQDWLRKLRPSVTGFYDQSYINKLENGDTWITQAWSGDVFQAQQSGFEHLKFVTPEEGQMMWHDNLMIPRQAANPVSALEWMDFYYTPKIAGIVEDYVNYVCPVPAAEDYVRDELDDPTVADSPLVFPSSEVLDKSHEFRVFENYDEYSEWNGIFNAVVQS
- a CDS encoding gamma-aminobutyraldehyde dehydrogenase; the protein is MRETTKTSEVRNFIGGASVEVRADAAFDLIDPTDEHVYGTSPVSSAADVDAAFRAASTAFGTWGRTTPAERQLALFRIADAMEQRAEEFADLESLDTGKPRATLVEDEILLSVDQIRFFAGAARNLEGRSAGEYMTDHTSFVRREPIGVVAQVTPWNYPLNMAVWKFAPALAAGNTTVLKPSDTTPLSTLLLAEVAAEFLPPGVLNVVVGDRTTGAAMIDHPTPQLVSITGSVRAGIEVARAAAGDLKRTHLELGGKAPVIVFDDADVPTAVAGIVAAGFFNAGQDCTAATRLLVQDGIHDEFVAALAEAARTDAQTGPDAPTPYFGPVNNAAQLAQVRSFIDTLPDHASIELGGHRLGDRGFHHEATIVSGLRQDDRAVQQEIFGPVQTVQRFLTEQQALGWANGVEYGLASSVWTTDHARAMRFARDLDFGCVWINTHIPIVAEMPHGGFKHSGYGKDLSQYGFDDYTRIKHVMSYIG
- a CDS encoding ABC transporter permease, which gives rise to MTAVAPPRATAPAAPATGTAARRPGRHGVNRRGPWLAIVYWVTIAITLVPIVYMIVYSFNDAPTNRLSFAWNGFTTYWYANLVNVSGLGQAFVTSVVIAFLAAIISVAIGLPLALALERYRFPGRGAVNAVVFADIAAPSIVVGSASLSFFLSVGLGTGFLTILLTHVAFDVAYVVVVLRARIAGTSRALEEAAGDLGATPLQAFRLVTLPLLAPGMLAAGLLALAMSIDDYVITSFVAGPSVTFPLFVYGAAKAGMPPQVLCFGTLVFAVGLLVALLNGALNRRLARTRG